A single genomic interval of Malania oleifera isolate guangnan ecotype guangnan chromosome 11, ASM2987363v1, whole genome shotgun sequence harbors:
- the LOC131167672 gene encoding polygalacturonase inhibitor-like: MAAHPGNSIILSFFLLFFILPSTSFSERCNPKDKEVLLQIKKALNNPYHLASWNPKTDCCDWYCIECDLNTSRITALTIFSGQISGQIPAEVGDLPFLETLIFRKLSNLSGNIPPSVAKLKRLKMIRVSWTNISGEVPGDILSQLKNLTYLDLSFNNLSGEIPPSLSTLPNLGALHLDRNRLTGRIPEEFGNFWPNVPDLYLSHNRLSRPIPKSLGRLNFSLRIDLSRNALEGDASILFGTNKSVQFVDLSRNKLQFDLTNVEFPQSLTSLDLNHNKIFGSLPATLTDLELQYVNVSYNRMCGKIPVGGKLQSFDYSSYFHNRCLCGAPLASCKK; this comes from the coding sequence ATGGCGGCTCATCCTGGAAACTCTATAatcctctctttctttctcctctTCTTCATCCTCCCTTCTACTTCTTTCTCGGAACGCTGCAACCCAAAAGACAAAGAGGTTCTCCTCCAAATCAAGAAAGCCCTAAACAACCCCTACCACCTCGCCTCCTGGAACCCTAAAACCGACTGCTGCGACTGGTACTGCATCGAATGCGACCTAAACACCAGTCGCATCACCGCCCTCACCATATTTTCCGGCCAAATCTCCGGTCAAATCCCTGCCGAAGTCGGGGACCTCCCCTTCCTCGAAACCCTTATCTTCCGGAAGCTCTCCAATCTCAGCGGCAACATCCCCCCCTCCGTCGCCAAACTCAAACGCCTCAAGATGATCCGCGTAAGCTGGACCAACATCTCCGGCGAAGTCCCCGGCGACATCCTAAGCCAACTGAAGAACCTCACCTACCTCGATCTCTCCTTCAACAACCTCTCCGGCGAAATTCCCCCTTCCCTCTCGACCCTCCCCAATCTCGGCGCCCTCCACCTCGACCGGAACCGCCTCACCGGCAGGATCCCCGAGGAGTTCGGAAACTTCTGGCCGAACGTGCCCGACCTTTATCTCTCCCACAACCGGCTGTCCAGACCGATCCCTAAATCGCTGGGGCGATTGAACTTCAGCTTGAGGATCGATTTATCGAGGAACGCCCTCGAAGGAGACGCGTCGATTCTGTTCGGCACGAACAAGTCCGTGCAGTTCGTGGATTTGTCCAGGAACAAGCTTCAGTTCGATCTGACGAATGTTGAGTTTCCGCAGAGCTTGACGTCCCTGGACTTGAACCATAATAAGATCTTCGGGAGTTTGCCGGCGACATTGACGGATCTGGAGCTCCAGTATGTGAATGTTAGTTACAATCGGATGTGCGGGAAGATTCCGGTCGGCGGGAAGTTGCAGAGTTTCGATTACTCATCTTATTTCCATAACAGGTGCTTGTGCGGGGCTCCGCTTGCAAGCTGCAAAAAGTGA